TTCCCATGATGAATTCTGTTTTCTTTGTTTTACGCAGTCTGCAGAAAATTTTATATCATCCGCTTTACAGAACGGGCAGACTGCCGTATATTCCTGAAATAGCCCGCGTCCCTTTTAAAAACAGCGCACAGGTTTATAAAAATACAAAAAGGATAGGCCGGGTGGCAATCTTTGCAGGATGCAGCGTTAATTATTTTCACCCGCACCTTGGCGACAGCCTTCTGAACATCCTTCTTGCAAAGGGGTATGAGGTGATTGTGCTTAAAGGCGAGGTCTGCTGCGGCTCTCCCATGAGGGCCATGGGACTTGAAGAGAATGCAATAGCGCTTGCGAAAAAAAATACAGGGCTTTTCAATAAAATCAGGGCTGAGGCAATACTTTCCATGTGCCCGACTTGCACTATGGTGATAAGAAAGGAATATCCCCTGCTGATAGGCGGCAGCATTGAAAAAATTATGGATGTCAATGAATTCTTTATTAAGAACGGTATGCTTAAGGGGCTTAAGATTAGTCCCAGAGCCATTACATACCATGACCCGTGCCATCTTAATTACGGGCTGGGCATAAGGAACGAGCCGCGTGAAATTCTGAAAAATATTGAAGGCGCTGAATTCGTTGAAATGCAGGATGCAGGGGACTGCTGCGGTTTCGGCGGTTTTTTCAGCGTCAGCTTCAGGAGCCTCTCAGAAAAAATAGGGAGCAAAAAGATTGAAAGCATTTCCAATACGCGCGCAAAAACGCTTGTGACCTCCTGCCCCGGATGCATGATGCAGCTTGAGAATATTAAAAGAATGGGTAATCTTAATATTGACATAGTGCATATGGTTGAGATGGTTGACGAGGCGATGCAGGGGTGAGGTTTTGTTATTTTTTATACAGATGCTTGTAAACGAAGTATATTACCCCTGCAATAAGCACTACAACCATTGCGTGGCTGAACGGCTTTGTGTATTTGTGCACCAAGGTCCAGTTTTGTCCTAAAAGGTAGCCGAGATACGCAAGGAATGTGTTCCAGAGGAAGCCGCCTAAAAAGGTAAATATGGTAAAACGCTTGAGGTTCATTTCAGCAATTCCTGCAGGGATTGAAATCAGGTGTCTTACAACAGGAACAAACCTGCTTATAAAGATTGTTTTTTCACCGTGCTTTGTAAACCAGTGATGAGTCCAGTCAAGGTCTTTTTTGTTGATAAGCAGATATTTGCCGTATTTTTCCAAAAAAGGCTCGCCGCCGTATTTGCCTATGAAATAAGACGCCTGCGAGCCGAATATGGTGCCCAGAGCGGATATAAATGAAACAAAAAAGAAATTGAATTCCCCTGTATATGCAAGATAGCCTGCAAAAGGCATTACCAGTTCACTTGGCAAGGGGACCATGGTGGACTCGGCTGCCATTAAAATAAATACACCGGGGTATCCCCATGTTGAGATTAAGCCGGTTGTGTATTTTGCCGCCTCTTCAATAAACTTTTCCGCAAGTTGCATGTTATCTCCCGATAAGACTCAATGTGCAAAAAAATGGCGCCCTGACAATGCAGGACGCCTTTTTCTGTCAGGCTGATGCCTGACTAAAACCCAGGGGTTCGGATCAGCCGCCATGCTGCTAAGAAATCCACCTGAGAAATCCTGATAAACGAAATTAAAACACTAATGCCTTTATGACGATCTTCTTGTTTGTTACTTAATCTGCAAGGTGCTGCTTCAGGAAGCTGGTTTAATTATAACAATCTGATTTGGTCTTGTCTACAAAAATTTTTAATGTGAAAATTTATTTTATAAAAATATTTAAATTCAAGAAGTTATGCTATTTATTAAATAAACTACTTTAAGTTGTAGAGCTTAATTGCCTTGTAAACTTCATTTATTGTTTCTTGGGCTGTTTTCCTTGCTTTTTCAGTTCCGGACTGGACAATATCTTTTATAACATCTGGTTTTTCCATGAGTCTCTTGCGGTTAGCCCATATAGGCTCCAATACTTTTAAAAGATTTTTAATCAAGATTGTCTTGCAGTCAAGACAGCCAATCCCTGCGGTGCGGCAGCCTTCTGCAACTTCATCCTGTTCTTTTTTTGTTGAATAAATTTTATGAAGCTGAAACACGGGTGAAAGTTCAGGGTCGCCTTTGTCAGTGCGTCTTACCCTCTGCGGATCAGTCGGCATTGTCTTTATCTTTTGTGCAACTTCTTCGGGGGTATCAGACAGATAAATGCAGTTGCCGTAAGTCTTGCTCATCTTTCTGCCGTCAAGGCCCGGCACTTTTGGAAACTCCGTCAAAAGCCCTTCGGGTTCAGGGAAGGTTTCGCCGTAGAGGAAATTAAACCTTCTGCAAATTTCTCTCGTTATCTCAAGATGGGACATCTGGTCTATGCCGACCGGCACATAGTTGGCTTTGTAGATTAATATATCTGCGGACTGAAGCACGGGATAACCGAGAAATCCGTAAGTGGCTAAATCCCTGTCTTTCACTTCTTCCTGTTTTTCCTTATACGTAGGTACGCGTTCAAGCCACCCCAATGGCGTTATCATTGACAGAAGGACATGCAGTTCGGCATGCTGGGGAACAGAAGACTGGATAAATATAGTTGACTTTTCAGGGTCCAGACCGGCGGCAAGCAGGTTGACAAGCAGGTCCTGTATGTTGTCCCTTATCTGTGATGTCTCGGCATACTGTGATGTAAGCGCATGCCAGTCAGCTACAAAATAATAACAATCATATTTATCCTGCAGTTTAACCCAATTTTGCAGGGCGCCGGCAAGATTTCCAATATGCAGCCTGCCGCTGGGCTGCATCCCGCTTAACACTCTTTGTTTGGACAAATTTTATTCTCCTTTAAAGAACGGATAGTTTAACATTGTTCAACATTGTTTAAATTGTTCAATAACAAAAGGAACGGATAGTTTAACATTGTTCAATCTAACTTCTTGTTCAAGATTGTTCAAAGTTGTTTAAATGGTTCAATCTTGAACGGCTTAAACGATTTAAACTAGTTGAACATATTTTAATTGTAATCCTAAAATAATTTTAACAACGTAAGGAAAATATTTACAAGCGGCATTACAAAATAATCCGCAAGGCCTGTGGCAATAAGGGCAATGACAATTATAAATCCAAACGGCTCAATCCTGCCGTATGAAACGGCATGCTTATGGGGCAGTAAGCCGATAAACACCCTGCCTCCGTCAAGAGGCGGTATCGGCATTAAGTTAAATGATGCAAGAACTACGTTAATTATGATGCTGGATGTAAACATTAATGTTAAAGGTGTGAGCACGGAAGAAC
The window above is part of the Nitrospirota bacterium genome. Proteins encoded here:
- a CDS encoding DedA family protein translates to MQLAEKFIEEAAKYTTGLISTWGYPGVFILMAAESTMVPLPSELVMPFAGYLAYTGEFNFFFVSFISALGTIFGSQASYFIGKYGGEPFLEKYGKYLLINKKDLDWTHHWFTKHGEKTIFISRFVPVVRHLISIPAGIAEMNLKRFTIFTFLGGFLWNTFLAYLGYLLGQNWTLVHKYTKPFSHAMVVVLIAGVIYFVYKHLYKK
- the trpS gene encoding tryptophan--tRNA ligase, translated to MSKQRVLSGMQPSGRLHIGNLAGALQNWVKLQDKYDCYYFVADWHALTSQYAETSQIRDNIQDLLVNLLAAGLDPEKSTIFIQSSVPQHAELHVLLSMITPLGWLERVPTYKEKQEEVKDRDLATYGFLGYPVLQSADILIYKANYVPVGIDQMSHLEITREICRRFNFLYGETFPEPEGLLTEFPKVPGLDGRKMSKTYGNCIYLSDTPEEVAQKIKTMPTDPQRVRRTDKGDPELSPVFQLHKIYSTKKEQDEVAEGCRTAGIGCLDCKTILIKNLLKVLEPIWANRKRLMEKPDVIKDIVQSGTEKARKTAQETINEVYKAIKLYNLK
- a CDS encoding (Fe-S)-binding protein: MNELQYSKELFKCVRCGACKALCPTYLTFLDEAMGARGRVAMLGAVNADRLEPTGGLSEKIFSCILCGACKDQCPTGIDILETIYHGRIKLKDFYGRGRLLRKAVKFSLPMMNSVFFVLRSLQKILYHPLYRTGRLPYIPEIARVPFKNSAQVYKNTKRIGRVAIFAGCSVNYFHPHLGDSLLNILLAKGYEVIVLKGEVCCGSPMRAMGLEENAIALAKKNTGLFNKIRAEAILSMCPTCTMVIRKEYPLLIGGSIEKIMDVNEFFIKNGMLKGLKISPRAITYHDPCHLNYGLGIRNEPREILKNIEGAEFVEMQDAGDCCGFGGFFSVSFRSLSEKIGSKKIESISNTRAKTLVTSCPGCMMQLENIKRMGNLNIDIVHMVEMVDEAMQG